One genomic window of Blastocatellia bacterium includes the following:
- a CDS encoding carbonic anhydrase: MEALVRGIHHFQTTGFNENKDLFKLLSEGQKPDTLLITCSDSRISVEMLLQTKPGDLFILRNAGNIIPAFGAAHGGEAATIEYAIKALGVAHIVIMGHSNCGAMKGLLHREDLGTMPLVKEWLEHASATYEVVKDCYSDLEGKDLLNATIKENVLVQIDNLRTYPVVAARLAKGQLTLHGWIYEIETGTILAFDPNESHFSPITSQKTLGVKSRYRFIDDDKENSLSPEKAEKANNG; this comes from the coding sequence ATGGAAGCGTTAGTTCGAGGCATTCATCATTTTCAAACAACCGGTTTTAATGAAAATAAAGATTTATTTAAGCTACTTTCTGAAGGGCAAAAACCTGATACTTTATTAATTACTTGTTCTGACTCTCGTATTTCTGTAGAAATGCTACTGCAAACCAAGCCTGGAGATCTTTTTATTTTACGTAATGCAGGCAATATTATCCCTGCTTTTGGTGCAGCACATGGTGGAGAGGCTGCAACTATTGAATATGCTATTAAAGCTTTAGGAGTTGCTCATATTGTAATTATGGGCCATTCAAATTGTGGAGCAATGAAAGGCTTACTACATAGAGAAGATCTAGGAACAATGCCGCTAGTAAAAGAATGGTTAGAGCATGCTTCAGCTACTTATGAGGTAGTAAAAGATTGTTATAGTGATTTAGAAGGAAAAGATTTGCTAAATGCGACAATAAAAGAAAATGTACTAGTTCAAATAGATAATTTACGTACTTATCCAGTGGTTGCAGCACGTCTAGCTAAAGGGCAATTAACTTTACATGGTTGGATCTATGAAATTGAAACAGGCACTATTTTAGCCTTTGACCCAAATGAATCACATTTTAGCCCTATTACATCACAAAAAACTTTAGGTGTTAAATCACGCTATAGATTTATTGATGATGACAAAGAAAATTCCCTTAGCCCAGAAAAAGCAGAAAAAGCTAACAACGG
- a CDS encoding DUF2071 domain-containing protein has translation MASNPITMVGRLDQCWLFTYQTKIADVENLLPANLSLVTYKGYAFWNVVVSHIQSMRPKYIPAIFGLDYWHIAYRLYVKFQPLGQEAIEGLYFLRSDCDNRLIALGGNMLTNFNLHLTDIEIERKPEIISINIKSLDAPAKVMLEPNVKAQLPENSIFPSLEFAGDFLKYKPNGIAINADGSANIIHIKRREEDWHYQLINVKSANWAFFKDKNVSPIVCYKVEPINYQWNRGCNYQVGKAPTK, from the coding sequence ATGGCTAGTAATCCTATAACAATGGTTGGAAGGTTGGATCAATGTTGGCTATTTACTTATCAAACCAAAATAGCTGATGTAGAAAATTTACTTCCTGCTAACTTATCGCTAGTTACTTACAAGGGCTATGCTTTTTGGAATGTGGTTGTTTCTCATATCCAGTCAATGCGTCCTAAATATATACCTGCTATTTTTGGGCTAGATTATTGGCATATTGCCTATCGTCTTTATGTTAAGTTTCAGCCCTTAGGACAAGAAGCTATTGAAGGGCTATATTTTCTAAGAAGTGATTGCGATAATCGATTGATTGCTTTAGGTGGAAATATGCTAACGAATTTTAATTTACACCTAACAGATATTGAAATTGAACGTAAGCCAGAAATAATAAGTATCAACATTAAATCTTTGGATGCTCCTGCCAAAGTGATGCTAGAGCCTAATGTTAAGGCTCAACTTCCTGAAAATAGCATTTTTCCTTCACTAGAATTTGCAGGCGATTTTCTAAAATATAAGCCTAATGGAATTGCTATAAATGCTGATGGAAGCGCAAATATAATTCATATAAAAAGACGTGAAGAAGATTGGCATTATCAATTAATTAATGTTAAAAGTGCTAACTGGGCTTTTTTTAAGGATAAAAATGTTAGCCCAATTGTTTGTTATAAAGTCGAACCAATTAATTACCAATGGAACCGAGGTTGCAACTATCAAGTAGGCAAAGCCCCAACTAAATAA
- the hisB gene encoding imidazoleglycerol-phosphate dehydratase HisB yields MSRQAKVTRKTKETDIKISLNLDGQGQAEISTGIGFFNHMLELFAKHSLFDLKINCQGDLHIDDHHTVEDIAITLGRAFAHALGDKTGIERYGVAYVPMDETLVRTVVDLSGRAYLVYNAAPIRPIIGTFAVELAEHFWHSFSDSIRANIHIELIYGRNQHHILEAIFKSTARALSAATRINPRIEGTLSTKGTLT; encoded by the coding sequence ATGAGCCGACAAGCCAAAGTTACCCGCAAAACAAAAGAAACAGACATAAAAATTAGCCTAAACCTTGATGGACAAGGACAAGCAGAAATCTCTACTGGAATAGGCTTTTTTAATCATATGTTGGAGTTATTTGCTAAGCATAGTTTATTTGACTTAAAGATTAATTGCCAAGGAGACTTACACATTGATGATCATCACACAGTAGAAGACATTGCAATTACTTTAGGCCGTGCTTTTGCACACGCGCTAGGGGATAAAACAGGAATTGAACGCTATGGTGTGGCTTACGTCCCGATGGATGAAACTTTAGTTCGTACTGTCGTAGATCTCTCAGGAAGAGCTTATTTAGTTTATAATGCTGCTCCCATAAGGCCAATAATTGGAACATTTGCTGTAGAATTGGCAGAACATTTTTGGCATTCATTTTCTGATTCAATTAGAGCAAATATTCATATTGAATTAATTTATGGACGTAATCAACACCATATTTTAGAAGCGATTTTTAAGTCTACTGCTCGTGCTTTGTCTGCTGCAACAAGGATAAATCCAAGGATTGAAGGGACTTTATCCACTAAAGGCACTTTAACTTAA
- a CDS encoding DNA-binding protein: MSIAYLLLLASFESLSFAQGKILDLGDKPKETDPNKVTNFALSKSSKIYALRLKPQQDVKIALEQFAKENSIKSGFIVTAVGSLQEATLRLADQKDPVNYNEKMEIVSLVGTISPNGVHFHVSLADKTGKTFGGHMSEGCKVYTTVELFICSLDDVIFSREDDPQTGFRELVVKPALNQRIME; encoded by the coding sequence ATGTCTATTGCCTATTTGCTACTTTTGGCTAGTTTTGAAAGCCTTTCTTTTGCTCAAGGTAAAATCCTTGACCTAGGTGATAAACCCAAAGAAACTGACCCAAATAAAGTTACTAATTTTGCACTATCAAAAAGCTCTAAAATCTATGCTTTAAGACTCAAACCTCAACAAGATGTAAAAATTGCATTAGAGCAGTTTGCTAAGGAAAATTCCATTAAATCAGGTTTTATTGTAACTGCTGTAGGAAGTTTACAAGAAGCAACCTTGAGACTTGCCGATCAAAAAGATCCTGTTAACTATAATGAAAAAATGGAAATTGTATCGCTAGTTGGAACTATTTCCCCTAATGGTGTTCATTTTCATGTGTCGCTTGCTGATAAAACTGGCAAAACCTTTGGCGGCCATATGTCTGAAGGTTGCAAGGTTTACACTACCGTAGAATTATTTATTTGCTCTTTAGATGATGTTATTTTTTCCAGAGAAGACGATCCGCAAACAGGTTTTAGAGAACTTGTTGTTAAACCAGCCTTAAACCAAAGAATAATGGAATAA
- a CDS encoding YifB family Mg chelatase-like AAA ATPase encodes MSLFKTLTAAVFGIEASLIEVEIDLQLKPKEPEQIATFTMVGLPDTTVRESRERIRAAINNCGFFFPQHRIIVNLAPANVRKEGSSFDLPIALGILGANGEISKMDLTDTLFLGELALDGRIRPVRGVLPATIKARSSGLKQIFVPVENSHEAAVVEGMAIYPVQSLKDVVVILENLAKNDPANAINPLSVDAAKLLLTNNKYDLDFQEVKGQSHVKRALEVASAGGHNILLIGPPGSGKTMLARRVPTILPPLTFEEALSITQIHSVVGLVNGGGLVAKRPFRSPHHTTSDAGLIGGGTVPRPGEVSLAHYGVLFLDELPEFARNVLEVLRQPIEDGLVTISRASMSLTFPSNFMLIAAMNPCPCGYFGSPTRECKCSPMQIQRYVNKISGPLLDRIDIHIEVPAVKFKELETADVDSSNCIRSRVIAARNRQIERFSSNSIFANAQMNSQLIAKHCKISNNAKTILEHALNRLGLSARAYDRILKVSRTIADIEGASNIDTHHIAEAIQYRSLDRNYWK; translated from the coding sequence ATGTCTTTATTTAAAACCCTTACTGCGGCTGTTTTTGGTATAGAAGCATCACTAATAGAAGTAGAAATTGACCTACAACTTAAACCAAAAGAACCAGAACAAATAGCAACTTTTACAATGGTAGGGCTACCTGATACAACCGTTAGAGAAAGCCGAGAACGTATCCGAGCAGCTATTAATAATTGTGGCTTTTTCTTTCCTCAACACAGAATTATTGTCAATCTTGCCCCTGCCAATGTTAGAAAAGAAGGTTCTAGCTTTGATCTACCAATTGCACTAGGAATTTTAGGTGCTAATGGTGAAATTTCCAAAATGGATTTAACAGATACCTTATTTTTAGGTGAACTAGCCTTAGATGGTCGTATTCGCCCGGTTCGTGGGGTGTTGCCTGCAACAATTAAAGCTCGTAGTTCAGGACTTAAACAGATCTTTGTTCCAGTAGAAAATAGCCATGAAGCTGCTGTAGTCGAAGGAATGGCTATTTATCCTGTTCAATCACTTAAAGATGTAGTAGTAATACTAGAAAATCTTGCTAAAAACGACCCTGCTAACGCTATAAATCCATTAAGCGTTGACGCAGCAAAACTACTTTTAACTAATAATAAATATGATCTTGATTTTCAAGAAGTTAAAGGACAATCTCATGTCAAACGAGCCTTAGAAGTAGCTAGTGCTGGTGGACATAATATTTTATTAATTGGCCCGCCTGGATCAGGAAAAACAATGCTTGCTCGGCGAGTTCCTACAATTCTTCCACCTCTAACATTTGAAGAAGCCCTTTCTATAACTCAAATTCATAGTGTAGTAGGGTTAGTTAATGGCGGTGGTCTAGTTGCAAAAAGACCTTTTCGCTCTCCACACCATACAACAAGCGATGCCGGTTTAATTGGAGGTGGAACAGTTCCAAGACCTGGTGAAGTTTCTCTAGCCCATTATGGAGTATTATTTTTAGATGAACTGCCAGAATTTGCTCGAAATGTACTAGAAGTTTTACGTCAGCCAATTGAAGATGGGCTTGTCACTATTAGCCGAGCTAGCATGTCACTTACTTTTCCCTCTAACTTTATGCTTATCGCTGCTATGAATCCTTGTCCTTGTGGTTATTTTGGCTCGCCAACTAGAGAATGTAAATGTAGCCCTATGCAAATACAACGTTACGTAAATAAAATTTCTGGCCCTCTGCTAGATCGCATAGATATTCATATTGAAGTACCTGCTGTAAAGTTTAAAGAACTTGAAACAGCAGATGTAGATAGCTCTAATTGTATTCGCAGCCGTGTAATTGCAGCTAGAAATAGACAAATAGAGAGATTTTCTAGCAATTCTATTTTTGCTAATGCCCAAATGAACTCACAACTTATTGCAAAGCACTGCAAAATAAGCAATAACGCTAAAACTATATTAGAACATGCTCTTAATCGCTTAGGACTCTCTGCAAGAGCTTACGATAGAATTCTTAAGGTTAGTCGTACAATTGCAGATATAGAAGGAGCATCAAACATTGACACTCATCATATTGCTGAAGCAATTCAATACCGCTCACTTGATCGTAATTATTGGAAATAA
- a CDS encoding response regulator, whose protein sequence is MKVPTQKILVVDDDQDAREYLVMCFEQMNYQVIQATNGQEALSLTKIEQPDVIVLDVVMPDLDGYQVCYQLKENKETSHIPIILITVLRKLEDEIRGFEAGAHDYISKPYNRAELAARITAAMRVKSLQDKLRYRNDSLKEIIKVLQRDITDPLTGVLGRTTLLLRHRLPEDVSEGLQTIENLAQKIAKLVKQLDQEIKDI, encoded by the coding sequence ATGAAAGTGCCAACCCAAAAAATTTTAGTTGTTGATGATGACCAAGATGCGCGTGAATATTTGGTGATGTGTTTTGAGCAAATGAATTACCAGGTTATTCAAGCTACTAATGGTCAAGAAGCTTTAAGTTTAACGAAAATAGAACAACCAGATGTTATTGTTTTAGATGTTGTAATGCCAGACCTGGACGGCTACCAAGTTTGTTATCAATTAAAAGAAAACAAGGAAACTAGCCATATTCCAATAATTTTAATTACGGTTCTTCGCAAATTAGAAGATGAAATAAGAGGTTTTGAAGCAGGTGCGCATGATTACATCAGTAAGCCTTATAACAGAGCAGAATTAGCAGCAAGAATTACTGCTGCAATGAGGGTAAAAAGTTTACAAGATAAATTAAGATATCGTAATGATTCACTAAAAGAAATAATTAAGGTTTTACAAAGAGATATTACAGATCCTTTAACAGGTGTGCTAGGTCGTACTACTTTACTTTTACGCCATCGTTTACCAGAAGATGTTTCTGAGGGACTGCAAACTATTGAAAATCTAGCACAAAAAATTGCTAAACTAGTAAAACAACTAGATCAAGAAATCAAAGATATTTAG
- the trpS gene encoding tryptophan--tRNA ligase gives MQKRILSGIQPSGKLHIGNYFGAIKQHIALQDQGEGFYFIANYHALTTVQDAELLRNLTLDVAIDYLALGLSPEKATLFRQSDVPEVTELAWLLATVTGMGLLERAHSYKDKIAKGIAAKVGLFTYPVLMAADILIYQSDLVPVGADQVQHIEMTQDMAGYFNTTFGKEVFKRPEAKLNSTAKVPGLDGQKMSKSYNNTIEIFAEGNALKKVIMGIVTDSTPVEAPKDPDNSIIFQLYTLFADEKEKEEMREKFLAGGYGYGEAKKTLLKQIDDYFAPARSKRKELAKDRAYVEEILQKGAIKAREEASKTLKAARKACGID, from the coding sequence ATGCAAAAACGTATTCTTTCTGGTATTCAACCATCAGGTAAATTACATATAGGAAATTACTTTGGTGCTATTAAACAGCATATAGCCTTACAAGATCAAGGTGAAGGCTTTTATTTTATTGCTAATTACCATGCTTTGACTACTGTACAAGATGCAGAATTATTAAGAAACCTAACATTGGATGTTGCAATAGATTATCTTGCACTTGGGCTTTCTCCAGAAAAAGCTACTTTATTTAGACAATCTGATGTTCCAGAAGTAACAGAATTAGCTTGGTTACTTGCTACAGTAACGGGAATGGGGCTTTTAGAACGCGCTCATTCATATAAAGATAAGATTGCTAAAGGGATTGCTGCAAAAGTAGGGCTATTTACTTATCCAGTTTTAATGGCAGCAGATATTTTAATTTATCAATCAGATTTAGTTCCTGTTGGTGCTGACCAGGTGCAACATATTGAAATGACACAAGATATGGCAGGTTATTTTAATACTACTTTTGGTAAAGAAGTATTTAAGCGACCTGAAGCAAAGCTAAATTCTACAGCTAAAGTTCCGGGCCTGGATGGTCAGAAAATGAGTAAATCCTATAACAATACTATAGAGATTTTTGCTGAAGGAAATGCACTAAAAAAAGTAATTATGGGCATTGTTACAGATTCAACACCTGTTGAAGCTCCAAAAGATCCTGATAATAGTATTATTTTTCAGTTATATACTCTTTTTGCTGATGAAAAAGAAAAAGAAGAAATGCGTGAAAAGTTTTTAGCTGGTGGATATGGTTATGGAGAAGCAAAGAAAACTTTACTTAAGCAAATTGATGACTATTTTGCTCCTGCCCGCAGTAAGCGAAAAGAATTAGCAAAAGATCGAGCTTATGTAGAAGAAATTTTGCAAAAAGGAGCAATTAAAGCGCGAGAGGAAGCAAGCAAAACCTTAAAAGCCGCTCGCAAAGCTTGTGGGATTGATTAA
- a CDS encoding NAD(P)-binding domain-containing protein: MSTEATKFVIKRTDLDNDDLVIESDSLTIGSALGNDILLNHPTVSRTHAGICKIDGAYWVKNLSTSNGTIVNGALIETVQLENDDAIQIGVFLLKPKIDDEDGSLYLEVEKQIDAVSAGNRGTQMIGGPMQAQASGKTAMLNPDLLKMLGIQLPGMPGSPPPAAGKGAAKQSATQLLGVARMQRGMTGLLSSIMALPQDEQQKFQQTMDAFWDRRKLAETGGEQKMADISILRPNKPDPEYEKFNLHLGKKQFNWLPTTDLVRPWPRGYLGTLGIIIILLATGLSFGYANFLSPGEVSAAHQLNEFNRQQFLPGSKALLASNNTVGNNCNSCHSATTSMEFKCKNCHQTAHFTPDVFPEHAKANISCMDCHTEHKGRAFSRATVARSMCVDCHKANPTHPKAKDAKGNLLKEPHGGNFGYPIDDNGNWTWKEPINEFMKKQLPTDEPLTESSKFHYVHLAGREQGRARCTDCHESLDTPELAKKIDKNNCAVCHGVQFVNISNKDPKEAAKVLDQLAIKNGLDCNSCHPQHGVSNDLRVALRPVTGKKLQTGRAELPIYTADSVYRGGNAWSWTSFAARFGGMPFSGWLLFFSIIPLTVLGFLGVDTIRRRQVQEKLKGKLIDLSTQKVWDPSSIKYAQKWESPDQKKRAEDSSKTRPVPHPVINFETCIGCHGCILACPQDVLGFDDQEHHAIVVNFEQCMEDTGCQLACPTAPQSCVLINTKKNIREAPKPLRKGPGEGFETEHVAGVYLIGDVSGVPLIRNAIKEGRVAVDKIAEKVKAEGKGGADYDVAIVGIGPGGIAAVARAAELGLSYIALEQGRKYATIADKYPAGKYVAFNPFNPGDPPLGAVRLEGPGDLKEKMLGWWDEAVQKFNIKINEYEGVSEVVPQDGIFIVKTTKNPTGYKARKIVLALGTAAAPRKLGVDGEKEFEATKILNRLQDPAEFKGKKIVVVGAGNSAVEAAVDLTGKRKEDGTVVFPPPGEGNEVSLVVRSDFPKDLTLENKMWVYYCIDQGRMKAYFGAGLKQIKEKEVTLQKIRGEQVIGTIPNDVVFAMIGSEAPKGFLEKIGIKYTGWDKKKETPKDAPKDGKKDAKPAK; the protein is encoded by the coding sequence ATGAGTACAGAAGCGACAAAATTTGTAATCAAGAGAACGGATTTGGACAATGACGATCTAGTTATTGAAAGCGATAGCCTGACTATAGGGTCAGCTTTAGGTAATGATATATTACTTAATCATCCAACTGTATCTCGTACCCATGCTGGTATTTGTAAAATTGATGGAGCTTACTGGGTTAAAAATCTGTCTACTTCTAATGGAACAATAGTTAATGGTGCGCTAATTGAGACTGTACAACTAGAAAATGATGATGCAATACAAATAGGTGTATTTTTACTAAAACCAAAAATTGATGATGAAGATGGTTCTCTATATTTAGAAGTAGAAAAGCAAATTGATGCTGTTTCAGCAGGTAATCGTGGAACACAAATGATAGGCGGCCCTATGCAGGCTCAGGCTAGTGGTAAAACTGCTATGCTTAACCCTGACTTGTTAAAAATGCTGGGTATTCAATTACCTGGTATGCCTGGCTCGCCTCCACCCGCAGCAGGTAAAGGCGCAGCAAAACAAAGTGCTACACAGTTATTAGGTGTAGCCCGTATGCAGCGCGGAATGACTGGTTTGCTTAGCTCCATTATGGCTCTACCACAGGATGAGCAACAAAAATTCCAACAAACTATGGATGCTTTTTGGGATAGACGTAAGCTAGCTGAAACTGGCGGCGAACAAAAAATGGCAGATATCTCTATTCTACGACCTAATAAGCCAGATCCAGAGTATGAGAAATTTAATCTTCACTTAGGAAAAAAACAATTTAACTGGTTGCCTACAACGGATTTAGTCCGTCCTTGGCCTCGCGGCTATCTAGGAACTTTAGGAATAATTATTATCTTACTAGCAACAGGTTTGAGTTTTGGTTATGCCAACTTCCTTTCACCTGGTGAAGTTAGTGCTGCTCATCAGCTAAATGAGTTTAATCGCCAACAATTTTTACCTGGTTCTAAAGCTTTACTGGCTTCTAACAATACTGTAGGAAATAATTGTAATTCTTGCCACTCTGCTACTACATCAATGGAATTTAAGTGTAAAAACTGCCATCAAACAGCACATTTTACACCTGATGTATTTCCAGAACATGCAAAAGCCAATATTAGCTGTATGGATTGTCATACAGAACATAAAGGACGCGCTTTTAGTCGAGCAACTGTAGCACGTAGTATGTGTGTTGATTGCCATAAAGCTAATCCAACACATCCTAAAGCCAAAGACGCTAAAGGAAATCTATTAAAAGAGCCTCATGGCGGTAATTTTGGCTATCCAATAGATGATAATGGTAATTGGACATGGAAAGAACCTATAAATGAGTTCATGAAAAAACAATTACCTACAGATGAACCATTAACAGAAAGTAGTAAGTTCCACTATGTGCATTTGGCAGGTCGTGAACAAGGTCGCGCTCGTTGTACTGATTGCCATGAATCTTTAGATACTCCTGAACTAGCCAAAAAGATAGATAAAAATAATTGTGCTGTCTGTCATGGTGTTCAATTTGTAAATATTAGCAATAAAGATCCTAAAGAAGCAGCTAAAGTCCTAGACCAATTAGCAATTAAAAATGGTTTAGATTGTAATTCTTGCCATCCTCAGCATGGTGTTAGTAATGATTTAAGAGTTGCTCTACGTCCTGTTACTGGTAAAAAGCTACAAACTGGCCGAGCAGAATTACCTATTTACACAGCAGATAGTGTTTATCGTGGTGGTAATGCTTGGAGTTGGACATCATTTGCTGCTCGCTTTGGTGGAATGCCTTTTTCTGGCTGGTTACTTTTCTTTAGTATCATTCCTTTAACAGTTCTTGGTTTCTTAGGTGTTGATACTATAAGACGACGACAAGTACAAGAAAAACTAAAGGGTAAACTAATAGATCTTTCTACTCAAAAGGTTTGGGATCCTTCAAGCATTAAGTATGCTCAAAAATGGGAATCTCCTGATCAAAAGAAACGTGCAGAAGATTCTTCTAAGACAAGACCTGTACCTCATCCTGTAATTAATTTTGAAACTTGTATAGGCTGTCATGGATGTATATTAGCTTGTCCCCAAGACGTACTAGGATTTGATGACCAAGAACACCATGCCATTGTAGTCAATTTTGAACAATGTATGGAAGACACAGGTTGTCAATTAGCTTGCCCTACGGCTCCACAGTCTTGTGTACTTATTAATACTAAGAAAAATATTCGTGAAGCTCCTAAACCACTTCGTAAAGGCCCTGGAGAAGGCTTTGAAACAGAACACGTTGCTGGTGTTTACCTAATTGGTGACGTTTCAGGTGTGCCATTAATCCGAAATGCTATTAAAGAAGGTCGTGTAGCTGTAGATAAAATAGCTGAAAAGGTTAAGGCTGAAGGTAAGGGTGGGGCTGATTATGATGTAGCAATTGTTGGTATTGGGCCTGGTGGTATTGCTGCCGTTGCTCGCGCTGCTGAATTAGGACTTTCCTACATTGCACTAGAACAAGGCCGTAAATATGCAACTATTGCTGATAAATACCCGGCTGGTAAGTATGTTGCATTTAACCCATTTAACCCTGGTGATCCTCCTTTAGGCGCAGTACGCTTAGAAGGCCCAGGCGACTTAAAAGAAAAAATGTTAGGTTGGTGGGATGAAGCTGTACAAAAGTTCAATATTAAGATTAATGAATATGAAGGTGTAAGCGAAGTTGTCCCACAAGATGGAATCTTTATTGTAAAAACAACTAAGAATCCTACTGGTTATAAAGCACGCAAGATTGTTCTAGCTTTAGGTACTGCTGCGGCTCCTCGTAAGCTTGGTGTAGATGGTGAAAAAGAATTTGAAGCAACTAAGATTCTAAATCGCCTACAAGACCCAGCAGAATTTAAGGGTAAGAAGATTGTTGTTGTTGGTGCTGGTAACTCTGCTGTTGAAGCGGCTGTAGACCTAACAGGTAAACGTAAAGAAGATGGCACTGTTGTCTTCCCACCTCCAGGTGAAGGAAATGAGGTTTCTTTAGTTGTTCGTTCTGACTTCCCGAAAGACTTAACCTTAGAAAATAAGATGTGGGTTTACTACTGTATTGACCAAGGTAGAATGAAAGCTTACTTTGGCGCAGGACTTAAACAAATTAAGGAAAAAGAAGTAACCCTACAAAAGATTCGTGGTGAGCAAGTCATTGGTACTATTCCTAATGATGTTGTATTTGCTATGATTGGTAGCGAAGCACCTAAAGGTTTCTTGGAAAAAATTGGTATTAAATATACTGGTTGGGATAAGAAGAAAGAAACTCCTAAAGATGCCCCCAAAGATGGAAAAAAAGATGCTAAACCTGCCAAATAA